The nucleotide window GCTCGATTATTGCGGCTTCATCGGACGCGAGGCCGGCAGCGAACGTGTCCTGGTCTCCGCCGGCGACTCCGGGCAAGGCATCACCCACGGCGTGGTTGCCGGCCTGCTCATTCCCGACCTCATTCTCGGGCGCGAGAATTATTTGACCGCAGTCTACGACCCCAACCGGAAGCCTCTTAAGGCCGCGACGACTTATGTCAGCGAGAACATTACAGCGGTGAAAAATTTCGCCGAGTACCTCGCTCCCGGCGAGCTGACCTCCATCGACGAGCTCAAGCCTGGTCAAGGCGCGATCGTGAGGCGCGGCCTGAGCAAAATCGCCGCCTACCGGACCGAGAAGGGCGAGGTCATCGAGAAGTTGGCGGTCTGTACGCACCTTGGCTGCCACCTTCATTGGAACTCGTTCGAAGTCTGCTGGGATTGCCCTTGCCACGGATCGCATTTCTCTCCGGACGGGAGCGTATTGAACGCCCCGGCTATCGGACCGCTCTCGGATGTTGATGAATAGTCATGATTATCATATCTCGCTTGGAACCAATGTCTTGGCCAGCAGAGAGTTATATGACGCCGTGCTCGAGTGTGTTTGCTTTCTCAGCCTAACGGAAAACGCATACCCCACAGATTTTGGCGTATCGAGTCTGCTGGTCAGCTTGGAAACGGGCGCCAACGGCGAGCGGGCGAGCGCAGGAAACAGCGTCCATATCGCTTTCGGCTCAGGGTGGCCGAAGGTGGGTTGTTCCTTATTTGTGCTTGATCCGGGCGGAAACAAGATCGAGGCGGTCACGCGTCACGGCAAATGAACCGACGCTGCTATTAGAACCACACCATATTCATTCGGGAGTTTACAATGAACACGGCCAACTTGCAGCTTGAAGGCCTAATGCTCTCTGTCGCCGCCCTGTTTGAGGAACTGAAGCGAAAAGGAGTGCTTGCCGCTTCTGAGATAGAGGCGGCGCTTGCTCGCGCTGAAAACGGTGCGTCCGAGAGGACCACGGAACTCTCCGAGGCCAACGCCGAAGCAATCCGCTTTCCGATCCGCTTTCTGAAAGAGGCGCTGCGAGAATCCAACGACGCCTTGGATTATCGCAGCGTCGCCGCAAAGGTGGGTAGAGCGCGGGACGTCCGTCAAACTCGATAAAGACGCGGGGCGCTCGAGACTAGCCGGCATAACGCACTGCTGGGCTTGCAGAGCCGATCCTACGTAGGTGGCCAGATCTAGGCGCCCTTCCGTTTCTCGCTGCTGCGGAAGGCAGCTCGCCTGTCACGGAAGCGAAATAACGCTGCGACCCCTATCAGCGCCCGGGCAGCGGCCACATTGTCCACTCTGACCACGCCGGCCGCCCACAGGCCATGAACTATAAAAACGGCCATCGAGAGCCGACGTTGGCGTAGCCGCGAGTTAAGAGCTGACCAGCAACTTCGCGAACGCGTATCAGCTCTCGCTCGGTTGCACCGGCTCACCATCTCGGATGATGCAAAGAGCTCAGCCCGCCCGTTGACTGGCGGAGTTGATCAAGAGCGAAATGCCAAGAGATCACTAGATTGCTATGCCGCCGCCGACGGCCTCGTAGTACCGAGCCCGTCGCTGATTTAGACGTGAACCAAACTCTAGGCGGCTGGCTGCGGCTCCGACCAAACGAGCATTTACGCCAGCATGCGGACTTTCGGCTCGCGGCCCCATTGCCGCGTTCGCGCCGGAAGCAGGAACGCCTCCACGGCTTTGCCCAGCGCGACGATCCCGTCATCCGGCTCGACTCCGGCCTTGTCGAGAAGCGGCTCGGCCTCAACGCTGTAGCCGATCGCCTTGAGATGCCCGAAGGCGTCCTTGGCGAAATCGACCGCCGCACCTTCTTTCATCAACATCGCGCAACCGTCCTCGGAAAGGATGATCGCCACCGCGTCGAAGAGCACGGAAGGCGAGCCGGCGAGCTGGCCATCGGCCTTGAGTGTCTTCCCGTCCTTGAGCTTCACGCCGCCGATCTTCGGCGCGACGATCTTGACGGCTCCGCCATCGCCTTCGACGGCGGCCTTGACGGCGGCGACGACTGCCCCGTCCGCCCCATCCGAAACCAATATGCCGACAGTCCGCCCCTTCAGAGTCTCAGGGTACTTGCCGACAATCCGGAGCGCCAGCGACGGCTCCATGTCGACCGGCGCTATACCCGGCTCGGAAGCCTTTGGCAGGGGCATCGCAAGCCCATCGGCAACGCGCTGCGCTAGGGTTTCATCGACATTAACGAGATTCGACAGCACGCGATTGCGGACGTGCTCCAGAGTGACCTTCGACAGCTCAAAGACGAGAGCACTCGCCAGATGCGCTTGCTCGATCTCGCTCTGCGAGCGGAAAAACAATCGGGCATGGCTGTAATGATCTGCGAAGCTCTCTGCGCGCAGACGAACCTTATGCTCCTCGACCGGAATCGCACCAGTCCGGAACCCGCCTATCGGGTCCTCGCGAGGGCCGCTAGCCTCGCCGGCCTCGTTGAGGCTGTTGGGCTCGTAGTTTGCCCGGCCGGTGAAGACCTGGGTCTGCATATGCCCATCGCGCTGCAGGTTCTGGAAGGGGCAGCCCTTGGCCCTGTTGATCGGAATCTGGTGGAAGTTCACGGTCCCGAGCCGAGAGAGCTGCGTGTCCTGGTAGGAGAACAGGCGACCTTGCAGCAGCGGGTCTTCCGAGACATCGATACCGGGCGGCATATTTGTCGGCAGGAACGCGGACTGCTCGGTCTCGGCGAAGAAGTTGTCCGGATTTCGGTTCAGCACCATGCGACCGATGATGCGGATCGGCACCAATTCCTCGGGGATCACCTTAGTTGCGTCAAGAATGTCGAAGGGCAGAGCATCGGCCTCCTCCTGGCTGAGCAACTGCACGCCGAAGTCCCACTCCGGGAAATCCCCCTTGGCGATGGCCTCATGCAGATCGCGGCGATGGTAGTCCGGGTCGGCACCGGCGATCTTCACCGCCTCATCCCAGCAGGTGGATTGGGTCCCGAGCTTGGGGCGCCAGTGGAACTTGACGAAGGTCGGCGTATTCTTGTCGTTGAGCAGGCGGAACGTGTTGACGCCGAAACCCTCGATCATCCGCAGCGAGCGCGGTATCGCACGGTCCGACATCGCCCACATGACCATGTGGGTCGATTCGGGCATCAGTCCCACGAAGTCCCAGAAAGTGTCGTGGGCGCTGGCTGCCTGAGGGTAGCCGCGGTCGGCCTCCATCTTCACCGCATGGATCAGGTCGGGAAACTTGATTGCGTCCTGGATAAAAAAGACGGGAATGTTGTTGCCGACGAGATCCCAATTGCCTTCCTTGGTGTAGAATTTCACCGCGAAGCCACGGACGTCGCGCGGCGTGTCGACTGAGCCGGCCCCGCCAGCGACCGTCGAGAAGCGCGTGAAGACCTCAGTCCTGACTCCGACTTCGGTCAGGATTTTGGCACGAGAGAACTCCCCCAACGACTGGGTCAGTTCGAAAAAACCATGGGCGGCCGAACCGCGTGCATGGACAATGCGCTCAGGGATGCGTTCGTGGTCGAAATGCTGGATCTTCTCACGCAGGACGAAGTCTTCGAGCAACGTTGGACCGCGACCGCCTGCCTTCAGTGAATTCTGGTTGTCGCTGACGGGAACGCCATGATTGGTGGTGATCCGGCCGTCCGGCGCGACGGCTGTCTGGTGCAGTTCGCCGCCGTTGCCGATCGAGACTTTGGAATTGGCGGTTTCATCGCGGGGAGAGCGGGCCATGGATCCTTGTCCTTGCTTGCTGACGCGCGAGCCGCATATGTCGCTCGGTTTCGAGCGGATCGAGGCTCATCTTGATCGGTTCGGCGAGGAGGAGGCGTCGATATCTCCGCCCTCGTGGAGTGCTCACAGAACGAAATGAGCGGTCCTTAAGTTCCGGCGTCCACTTGGCCCTTGGCGATGCTCCTCGCCTGCTATATTTTGCGTCAGATAACCCGGGGCAATGCTTCGTGACGAACGTCGCTGAGATTTACAGCAACATCAAAGGCAGACTAGGATTGCCCTGCGACTGGCACGTGACTTTTATTAATAGCAAGAGGTCATTTATAAGATTAAAAATATAATATCAGTAGTTTACAGTAACTATATTTTCATATGGTAATTTCATACTTTAAGTTTCAGAGTTACTGTAGATTTATAAAACGCTATTTCGTTTTGATCATGACCACGCGCGCACTGCTCTCATCCCATCGCCTGAGCACATTCAACGTCACATCGCTCTTGTGGCGATGCACGCGCAAATCGAATTGTGACGCTCCCAGTTTCAATCCGCGAATTGTAACATCGTCGAGGAACGAGGGAAGGACCGGATCGATCAGCGTGACCTCATTCGTGGCTGCCGGCAGGTGTAGGCCTAGGCAGGCGGCTAACAGCGCGAAGGGGGCGGCCGCGGCCCAGGCCTGTGGTGAACAAGCGACCGGATACGCGGTCGGACCGCGCCGGCGCCTCCTCAAGAATCCGCAGAACAACTCCGGTAGGCGCTGCTGGTCTTGGTAGGTTGCCGCGTCGAAGATCGCCTCGAATAAGCGTGCTGCCTGGAGCTTGAAACCGTATTTCGCGAAACCAAAAGCGATCAGGGCGTTGTCATGCGGCCAGATCGAGCCGTTGTGATAAGACATGGGATTATAGCGAGTTTCGCTGGCGTTCAGGGTTCGGATACCCCAGCCGCTAAAGGCGGCTTCACTCATCAGGGTCTCGACGACCCGTATTGCGCGCGCGGGTTCTGCGATACCACCAAATAGGGCATGTCCCGCGTTCGACGATCGGACACGGCAGGGCTTCTTGTCTCCGTCCAGCGCCAGCGCGTAACTGCCGATCTCCTCGCACCAGAATTCTTCGTCGAAGCGGGCTCGCAACATGGAAGCCTCCTGCCGCAACGCGTCCGCCCGAGCATCCAGGCGGAGAGCGATCGCCATGGTCGACGCGGCCTGTTTGGCGGCATAGACGTAAGCCTGAACTTCGACCAGCGCGATAGGTCCTCGGGCCAGGGAGCCATCCGCGTGTGAAATCGAATCGTGGCTGTCCTTCCAGCCTTGATTGGCCAGCCCGCTTTCAGTCTCGCGATAGTATTCGACGAACCCATCCCCATCGCGATCGCCGAAGGTGTCGCACCATTGCAGTGCCGCCTCGATATTTCCCCAGAGTCGCTCAATCGTGGCCAGATCGCCAGTGCGCTCAAAATACTGGCCGGCCAGCATGACGAAGAGCGGAGTTGCATCTACAGAACCATAATAGAAGCCGAAAGGAACTTCCCCGAGATTGGCCATCTCGCCGCTTCGGCGTTCGTGCAGAATCTTGCCGGGTTGGGCGTCGGCTTCGGGATCGCTGCTAACGGCCTGCGCCCTTGCCAGCCGAAGCAGAACACCTTGCGCCACCATCGGATCAGCCCATAACAGCATCATCGCGGTGATGATCCCGTCGCGACCGAACATCGTCGAAAACCAAGGAATGCCGGCGTAAGGGTAGATTCCCTCGGCATTGCGCGTCACAAGCGTATACACATCGGAGGTCGAGCGACTGATCAGGTCGTTGAAGAGGGTGTTCGTCGAATCCACCTTGGCGATGCTCGCTGTCAGCGCGCGTAGGTCTCGACGAGCCCGCTGGTAGGCCTTGGCAAAGCCAATCGGTGATACGCCTGATGTGCCCACGGCAAGCCCGCCCGAAGCCTCGGCATCTATCAATTCGCAGGCAACGGTCACGAGTAGCGACGTCCGCTCGCCGGGCTTGAGGGCAAACCGGAACGAGGCGAAATCCTTCGTCAGTTGGAGCGGTGCCGGTTCGAAGCGGAGAACCGTTCGGCGCGTCCTGTCGTCGAGGCCGCGATAGGAGAATTCTACGAGCGAAGAAATGGCCCGGCCGTCCATTTCACCGCGATGGGCCCGCTTCATCCCCCTCACCTCAAACAAATCACGGAAGTCTGCATCGAAGGCCAGAGACAGGCTGAATTCGTGGGGAACGCGGTCGAAATTGCGTAAGCCAATCCGCTCGTAGCACGCCGAATTCCAGAGGAACTTTGTCCGCTCTATTGCGATGGCGTCGCGCGGAATGAGCGCGTTGCCGTCGCCGCGAGCAATTTCAGGATTGGCCAAATCCACGGTGAGGGAAGCATTGTCGTCTTGGATGACCGAGCTGAGCAGGAGCGGCCGCTTGCCTTCGAAGAACAGTTGCAGCCGGGAAAGATGCCGGGTGTCATTGCAGAAAATGCCTTCGGACGTACCAGGGGTGATACCCATGTCCCCATAGCTGTCGAGAACCGCGAAGGCATCACCGGATTTCAGTGTGCGGAGCGGTCGTTCCACGAGAGATGGATGGGCATCGAGAGCGTGATCAGCCAACTGCTCGTGGGGTGGTGGAATCTCGCGCTCACGCGCTGCGATGCCATGCTCCTTCATCCAAAGGCTCCTCCTCGCTGAAGACCGGGCTGGACAGGCCGTAGTGCGTCACGGCTCTGCGTCCATTGTGCGGCGCTTTGGCGTCCCCCAGACGAACCCAGCAAGCGATTGAAGGCGTCGAGATAATCGCTCGCCATCCGTGCCGCGGTGAAACGGCTTTCGAAATACCGCCGCACTTCATAGCGATCCATGGTGACGCTGCGCTCCGCGGCTACGACGGCCTCAGCGATGGAATCCACGATGATGCCGGACACACCGTCTTTGATTACCTCAGGCACCGAGCCGTTGCGCCAGGCAATGACAGGCGTTCCCGCTGACATCGATTCGATCATCACGAGCCCAAAGGGCTCGGGCCAATCGATCGGGAAGAGCAGCGCGCGCGCACCTGCAAGAAAGGCCGCTTTCTGCCCTTCATCGATCTCGCCTATGAACTCGATCAAGGGATGATCGAGCAAGGGCTTGATCTCTGCTCGATAATAGTCTTCGTCAACGGGATCGACCTTGGCCGCGATCTTGAGCGGCATGCCAGCCTGCTTTGCGATTTCAATCGCTCGATCGGGCCGCTTCTCGGGCGTAATCCGCCCGAGAAAAGCGAGATAATCCCCTCCTCGTGGATCGAATGGACACAGACCCCGCCCCAGACCGTGTTGAACGGTCGCCAGCCAGTTCGCAGTCGCAGGCATTGGGCACCGCTGGCAGTCGGAAATCGATATCAGCGGCATCTGCGGGAAGGCGTGATAAACGGGCAGGAAATCCGGCAGATCCAACCGGCCATGCAGCGTCGTTACGCATTTCTGGGCAAGATCCGTGAAAACGGCGTGCTGCAGCAGGTCGAGATGGAAATGGATAATATCGAAGGAGGCCGCTCGCTCGCGAACTTTGGCGAGCATGGCGAGATGACTGGCCGTGTGATCGCGGATGCCCGCGAGGCGCAGACCTTCTGGCGCGCATGCCACCAATTCAGCGGAAGTTTTGGAATCGCCCGACGCGAAAAGAGTGACTTCATGTCCGAGCCGAACGAGTTCCTCGGTCAACCAGGACGCCACCCGTTCCGTTCCGCCGTACATCTTTGGAGGGACCGCTTCGGCCAGCGGTGCAACTTGCGCAATCCGCATTCTCTTTCTCCGCCCCCCGCGCCGACATATACAGGCCAGCATGCAACGCCGCTTCGGCCCGAAAGTTCGCGCTCAGGGGTCGGTCATGCGCTCTCCGACAGGTGCTCGCGGAACTATTTCGGGCATGGCAACCAACATCAGGAGGAATGCGGCTGACGCGATGCCAGAGAGAACAGCAAAGGCGACGCTGTATCCGGCCCAAACCACGATAGATCCCGCTAAAGCATAACTCGACGCGCCGCCGATGCCTTGGATTGTGCCGATAAGTCCACGCGCCATATTATAGCGACCACTGCCTCGGACTGCACCGTAGAGAACAAGCGGCAGCAAAACGTCGAATAGCCCCGATCCAATCCCGTCGAGGATCTGGAAGCCGATCACCCAGTAGGGATCAGCGACAAAAGCAAACAAGATGCCGCGCAGCGGTACGGCGGCAAACGCGAGAAGAAGGAGCACCTTCCTGCCGACCGGATTGGACCGCATCACAAGGTAGGCCATCGGAATCGTCGTGAGTTGTGCCACCACGATCGCAGCTGAGGTCACTGCAGACTCGAAACCCTTGGCCTCCAGTGCGAGCTTCTGGCTTGCCAGAGCCAACATCGGCGCATTGGCGAAATGGAAGAGCGCCGTGCCGAGCGCGAGCAGCACAAAAGGCCGTTCGGTGAACAAATGCCGCCAGGCATAGGGTCGCGCTCGGCCGTCGTCGGTTTCGTCCAGGCCGCGAGCGAGTGCATGATCGATGCCGTGAGAGGGTATCGAAAGGACCGCGATCGTTGTCAGCATCGCGAACAGCGGAAGCATATAGAACACGCCGCGCTGACCGAAATAGGTGCCTACAATTCCGGCCGTCGCCGCGATGAAAAGATTGCCGAAACGGTCGAACGCAGCATTGCGCCCAAGCTGCGCAGCAATTTCCCGTGCCCCGAAGATGCCGAGCGTTATCGCTACGACCGTCGGTCCGAACACACCGCCCAGTAAAGCCATGCTGATATCGGCAACGAAGACCACCGCCAGGGTCGGGAAAGTCGCGATCGCCACTCCCATTAGCGCTAGCGCCCACGCACCCCCAACGATCAGGGCTCGTTTCGCTCGGGTGGCGTCAATGAACGCACCCAGGGGGGGATGAAATGCGATGCCAATCAGGCCGCTGGCCGTCAGCAGAGCACCGATCGTCCCTTGGTCCCAGCCAGCATCCGTCAACAGGAAGACATTTACATACGGCCCGAGCCCTCCTCTCAGGTCGGCCAGTAAGAAGTTTACCCAGTCCAGGCTCAGACGATAGGGCATCCGCTCCTCACGAGTCCGACATCAAATGTCGGGTTTATGAACCCACTCTTGGCGTGCTTGGTCGTGTCAGCATCCGAAGTTCTTGAGTGGTCACCGACAATCCCAAGATATGTTCGCACCTGCACGGGAGTACTTAATCGAAAGCTGCGGCTGGTGAATCCGCATCGGACCGGAGCCGCAGGGTTTTCGCATTCGCCAAGCTGGGCTCCGATATCACGCAATGCTCGCTAGGAGTGAGGCGGCAGCTCGATTGCCTAGCGTAAGATCGGCATGGCGGATGCAAGATCGTTGCGGATGGTGGTGGCAGCGACCCCCGCTTCGCCCATGGCATGGCTGATCTGATCCAGGCCAACTACGACGTCGCCGGCAGCATAAAGCCCCGAAACATCCGTCCTCTGGTGGGCATCGACCTTCACGCAACCCTCCTCGGTCAATGTTGCGCCTGCCGACGCCGCTAACTCCGAATGAACCTCCGACCCCAATGCGGGATAAATGGCATCGAACGTCATGAAATGTTCGCCGACCCAGAAGTGGATTCGGCTTGGGTCGAGAACAAAATCCTTAGGCCGCCCCCCGACGATCGTGACACCGATCGTCCTGACACGGTCCAAGTCCAGGTCGGTCAACTCTGATCTGTCGTCCAGAACCAGCGTGACACGATCGGTGAACGATCTCAAAAAGATGCACTCGCTTAACGCACGGGCATCGCGGCCAATGACGGCCACGTCCTGGTCCGTCACCTCGTAACCGTCGCACACGGGGCAGTACCGCAGTTGCCCGCGGCGCAGCGCATTTGCGTGAAGGTCTTCTGGGATCGCGGGACGCCTGTTAGTCACGCCCGTTGCGAGAAGGACGGATCGCGCGCTCACGAGGGAAGCGCCCACCTCAGCCTGAAAACCATCGTCGGCGGCCTGGAGTCGATCGATGTGAGTGTCGATGAAGCCGACCCCGTATTTCAGCGCCTGGACGCGCATGCGGCGCAGCAGATCCGTTCCGGAAATTCCCTTCGGAAAGCCCGCGTGGTTGCGTGTCAGGGGAATTTGCAGCGCTCGGCTGTTTCCGTCGTCGGCTACGATGATTTTGAGATGGAACCGAGCCAGATAGATCGCTGCCGTAAGCCCGGCAGGGCCTCCACCTATGATTAGGCAGTCGAGGTTTTCAGCCATCGCTCGCCTTTCACGATCGTCGGAGCTGTCCGTTATGCCGTGTTACTTCCGCACAAGGTCAAGCGCCGGTTTCGGCGTGGCGGGCTCCCACCGGCTTGGATTCGGGAGAACGCCGGTGGCGCAGAAAGATGGACAACACCACAAGGACCGCCGTCGATAGAAACTCCGATTGCCAATTCTGAAAGCATTCAAACCAGAGCTGTGAATCGCCGAGATAGTCCAGGGCCGATTGAGCTTCCCGGCCGTGATGAGCAGCCTGTTCGTTGGCCTTGACCATGCTGAACCGCCAGTGGAGGCCGAAAGAGGCGATGAAGAGAAGTGCCAGGGCGATGCCCAGGGAGCGTTCATAGAGCCAAGCAAGGATCGGATGGTGAGCACCCCACGCGACCTCGTCGTCTTCTCTCTCCGGGGCATCCGGATCGCGCGACTCCGCCGAACCACGTTGAAGCAGCATCGCCGTCAAGACGACATAGACCGCCATCTGGAGGAATTCGCTCTCCCAATTTTCAAATAGAGCGGACAGAAAATCGCCTCCGGATAGGTAGGCTGCGAAACGGATCGCGGCTTGGCCATGTTCAATGAGCTCTTGGTTTCGCGCCGAGTGGCCGGTGAGGGCCATGCCGACCAGAGAAAGAAGGAACATTGCAGATAGAGCCAGCGTGAGGCCGTTGTCGCGAATGAAATTCCGCATCTGCGCGCCGCCTCAGTATCCTTGATTGTCTCGGTGCAAGCCCGGTCGGGGGAAAACTCGCCCTGTAATTCGATGTTCCGCCTCGAGCGGCGGCCAGGGACGTTCTACAAACTCGGACTGAGGTGGGACTCGCGGCGTCACAACCTGACTTCGGTCGCGATCACGTCCGATACGCTGCCGGTCGAAGTAACTGACTAAAGGATATGTGGCGGGCGCGCTTTACAGCCAGTCGCCAGATATCGAAAACGCCTTTGAAGCTGCGCGGCGCATGCCGTTACGGTTTGGAAGCTATGTAATCCTCAACTCCGAAGCCGCAGAGAAGCATCGTTGCGTCGCCCTCCTCTCTCGGCCGGCTCTAGAGAGCTTGCTAGACAGATCTCGCTTCAACTGTTGAGCGTTTTGGGGCGCCTCGACGCGCCCGACGAATGAAATGAAGGCGGCCGTCGCGGCGCCTCGTTTCAGCAAGATGCTGATCGATCTTCGCTTTTAGATCCGGGTAGCTTTCGATACGGTTGGATTAGCCGTGAGCATTGTTTTGGCCTTCTTTTTCCATCGCTTGCGCATCGCAAAACCATTCGAGCAGCCTATCTTCCTTGGACGTCAGATCGGGCTCCTTTGTTGGCTGCGGCGGCCCCAAGGACGAAGGGTTCCGGTTTCGTGGGAACCTCTCAATCATTTGCCTAGTTTAGCGAGTCGCTTCGCATCCGGCAGGAGGCACTGATGCAAAAAGAACCTAAAACCCTGGGCTCCCCGTCCCTCGATACGCTCAAGGACGGATGCTACGCAGTAAAGCAGGTCCTGAAGTCCCTGCCCAAGGTGGGCCAGGCCCCCACCTCACCCAAAGCGACACGGCTTTCGAGACCCATCGCGAGGAAACTGAAGCTCATGTTGAACGCCTTACTGAGGTTCTCGAGCTCGTCGGCAAGGCGCCGCGCGGAAACACCTGCGACGCCATCCTCGGCATTATCGAGGATGGCAAGAGCATCATGGAGGGCTTCTGGGACAACCCGGCCCTGGACGTCGGCCTGGTCGACACAGCGCAAGGCCGTCGAGTACTACGAGATGGCGTAAGCCCTAGGCTCAACGACCTCACGACTGGGGCGGTACTTTTTTTCGAGGCTGCAATGACCGATTATTCTCACTTGGTAACGCAGAACAACAAGTGCTCGCCTTTCACCCGAATGGCTCAGGCCATATCGAGCTGGACGGGTAAGCCGATCACCTTTTTCGCCGCCGTTGGCATTATCCTCATCTGGGCTATTTCTGGGCCGTTCTTTGGTTTCAACGACACCTGGCAGCTCGTCATCAATACTTCAACGACCATCATTACTTTCTTGATGGTCTTCATTATTCAGAACAGCCAGAACCGTGACACCGCCGCGATGCAAATCAAACTTGACGAGCTGATAATCCGGCTGAAGGGAGCGCGGGAAGAGCTTCTTGATCTTGAAGAGCTGGATGAAGGGGATTTGACGCAGATCCGGAAGGATTTCGCAGCGCGAGCGCAGAAAGCAAGGGATAAAGCCGACAGAGAAGAATGAACGGGTAAACCGACAGGTTTCCGATGAGGTTCAGAACGAGCTGGTTCCACGATTTCGCGACTGGTTGCGCACGATTTGCAGGCCGCCCCGCTATGCTGCTCATCGCGGTGGCACTCTCGCTGATAGGCTTCGGGGCGTTTTTCTCGGGTAGCGACCATCTATTAGGCGGCGCTAGTTTAGCAATCAGTACGATTACATTGTTGCTGTTGCCCATCCTTCAAGCCACACAGAACCGCGATGGAGCTGCACTTCACGCAAAAATCGACGAGTTAATTAAAGCTCACGACCACGCACGGAATGCGCTCATCGGCATTGAGGAGGGTACTGACGTAGAGATCGAGCGGATACGCCAGGATGAGCAAAAGACTGCGCAGTTGGAAAGTGGGGAACCGCAGTGAGCGGTCCGTTAGTGCATTTCAATAAGGCGGTGCCCCAAGCCCTCCATCGACTGGGACGACTGGGGCGCGCTCCAGAGGAGTCAAGCGGAAGGCCAATGGCGAGCGTCGCTCGAAATGTCAGGCTTTGCGACTGAACGAGGCCACCGTTATAGCGCCCTAACAGAGGGCAAACTTGGTTCGGCTAACACTACGCTCGCTGGAGCAACGGAGCGACTTGCAACGGATAACTGTAGAAGCGATCCACGATCTCATCGCCTTGTTATCAATTGGCTTGGACGGCGCCGAGATGTGGGTAGGGCGCTCATTCAGTCGCGATTGCCGATGATTAGGAGTGCATCACAACCGAGCTTGGGCACAAATATCGGTACAGCGCTCTCCAAACGAATGAGCTGCTCACGTCCATCGATATCTGATGCAAAGGGTTCCTTGGTCGGGACGCAGTCGCTCAACCCGGCCG belongs to Bosea sp. NBC_00550 and includes:
- a CDS encoding low affinity iron permease family protein, translating into MRFRTSWFHDFATGCARFAGRPAMLLIAVALSLIGFGAFFSGSDHLLGGASLAISTITLLLLPILQATQNRDGAALHAKIDELIKAHDHARNALIGIEEGTDVEIERIRQDEQKTAQLESGEPQ
- a CDS encoding low affinity iron permease family protein, whose product is MTDYSHLVTQNNKCSPFTRMAQAISSWTGKPITFFAAVGIILIWAISGPFFGFNDTWQLVINTSTTIITFLMVFIIQNSQNRDTAAMQIKLDELIIRLKGAREELLDLEELDEGDLTQIRKDFAARAQKARDKADREE